The Populus trichocarpa isolate Nisqually-1 chromosome 18, P.trichocarpa_v4.1, whole genome shotgun sequence genomic interval AGTCACATTTTCATCAACCCAGGCAGCAGCAGCCGCAGGATCTTGACTAATCTCTTGCAGCATGTAATTTGGTATAGCCAGCATTACTTCAATATCAGTCCCAATCAGAGCTGCCATAATCTTCTCATCGGCATCAAACAACTTCAATTTGTCAAACCCATTTTCTTTCAGCATCTGTACCACATTATCCGGTGCGAGTTGGTGTGTAGCCATGGTGCCCCAGTTCACTCCAACACGACTAGTAACATCAGGGATCATGGTCAAGAAAATAACAAACGGCACCAAAACATAGGTGGTAAATACTCCAGCCAGTGccatcttcttttttcttagagAATCTTTAATGGGGCTGGGACGAGAAAGAATCAAGAATCAAGAAAGACTGAACAGTTAATGGCACTGCTAATGACCGAGACCTGAACTCGTGATTGACACAAGCAAAAATGAGAAAGGGAGAGGGGGGGTTTGTTGGTTCTTAGTGGCAGAATTTATAAGAGTGAACAGttaagtctctctctctctctctttttctctatcTAGCTACAACACTTTTGGGGATTGGCTTTTGAGAAGCTTCACAGTGAAGGTCACAAATCTAGTGGGTGATGGTTTCTtgtacaagaaacaaaaaaaaagttcatttctGGAAATGGAAGATTCGTCTCTCCCTTCTGTTATTCAGTTATGTGTGGTGCCAGGCCAGTCAATATAGTACTAACATGCTTCTAAAAATGGCAAGGCAATTGAAACAATGCCTTTATTGTTCATATGCTGGCACCAATGCTTGAACCATGGTCGAGTGAAtctaagagtgtgtttgatattgcggtAGCTATTGTGGTtgaggtttgaaaaaaattgttttataaaaagtatttttagttgagattggtttgaaaaaatagatgtttggttaaaactgtggttgaaattgaggttgaacaaaaagtagtttaatgtgtttggttaagaatgcttttgaaattaaggttataaaataatttttaaaaaaattatattaatatttatagtttttaatttaaatagtgTTTggttaactattgctattatatcgtgaaataaatcatactttatataaaaaaaatttcattgttccattaaactatctacaattctatTACAGACAAAATTCATCcaacaagaactacagtttccatgattttttgagcgtgcaataaaattaggtaaattattatcaggaataaaattgagattacagtacaaataaatttaattcaccttaaactaatttttttaaaaaaataaaaattattgttcacatTCACATGAatagtgcgagtgaaatcaattaactgcactggtttttcaaaaaaaaaaacctattaactagtttttcaaaaaaaaaactgttcactttAATGAACAGTGCAACAATGAAGGATGCTGTACTGTTTACTAAACAGTGCAGCCATAAGAACCAGGTAGGATctgttttcgttttttttttttgttatcaaatattgttatatctatattttaagCAAAACACAGACACATCAACATCGACAAACACTCTCCCACCAGTCCAGGAGCAGCAAAGGCAATTAGACATTTATTTGGAGTCCTTGCAGCAAGTTCGTATTTTTGTCTTTATCTAATCCAAACACTAGTTTTTACCTCTCCTCgcttattatttatatgtaaaacatGAAACGAGTCtatcccttttaattttttcggaGACAAGCATTATATGTGGCATTTATGATGATGATTGATGCAAAACTTGGAGTAAATTGTCTGGAAGGGGTAGTcgccattttatttatttatttatattaatgagTTTTTCACTATGACAAATGTTAAAGCACAATTAAGATATTGAAGGAGAATAAAACTAGGAGGATTTGTTAAGTATCAAAGTCATATGTAGTGTTGTAGTATTTCTTATTATAACTTCTATTGATGGGTGCGCCGCGCGGTTGGACGTCACGATCGAGAAGTCGCTACCTAGTTGTTCGATTTAGAATTACTAGGAGACCTGAGTATACTGGTCTTATCAGAAATTTCAAGGGTAAGAGACTTGTTAtggttagaaaaaatattagcacATTTAGCGTACCTTACCTGAGGTAAATTGAATTGTGTGGTTTATATAcagtttaaaagttttgatgggTTCCTTACCGATGCTCTGTCTATGACTTAGAATAAAGATTTACTCCCATGAATAAACctaacattttgatttttttatggattcgTATGCCCAAATAAAATCTTATGGGAAAGGTCCGTATAAGTGCCTTGACAAAGTTCACTTATCCTGAAAGATAAATGAGTTCTCTAAAACTTGTATATGGTagtgaaaaatacttccaattaaaattggttaatatctaaaataatcttgaaaattttctagtcaactctTGGTATTTAAATACCAACCTACTTATAAGTCCAACATTTATACTAGGATGTTAaccattaattttcatgaattaagattttagagttattgaaatattggtcaaatccttatggaattttacaaacttggtGTAAATTCCAAAAGATGCAAAGGAAAATCAACATAAGTATTTTTCTAAAACCATGCTAAAaaaattttctcttattttttgtaaataaaaatataatttttataacgATTGGGCCGTATGCAACAAgcaaatattatcttttttatttttaaaagaattgtttttagtGCTATGTTTGgcaaaactatatttttgttcATAACAAAACTATCAAAACAGGCATAAGGACATATTTGCTAAACACGCTCTTAAGCCAAAATTCCTTTTATCAAAATTCCTTAAGTATTTGACCCAATTTTGACCTGACGGGTCAACTCAAAAACACTGATTCAACcatgaaccgaaccaaaaaccaAGATTTAACCTAAAACTAAACTAGAATAGAGATTTAAAtcgaaagaaaatcaaaattaaagaaaaacacaaaaaacataaaatcttataataaaaatagatcaaaCACCAAGGAACACGAAAAGTAATGAAGAACATTCAAACTCAAACTCACCAACGTAAACGCCAAATTAGACCAATTTTTAAGCAATAAAAGACAAGGTTTTATTTGCAATCAAGCATAGAGCAAGAATTAAGTATCTATTTGCTTTGATTATTACTCAAACATCatgatttttgtcaaaataggttTCAGTTCGAAACTAAAACCCTAAGattaaaatccataaaaacatgttattgatgcatGAAAACCCTAGATTATTTACTAGTAATGATATAAGATCTTGtagaaaccaaaatcaaatcaaaatgaaacCTAAAACTAGCACTCATGACAATATTCTGTGGATGAACATGAATAACACGAATCCAAATTGCTCATAAAACCCAACATACACTctcaaacctaaaaaatacattttaggcCTCTAAACCAAGCTCTTTTAGCCCCAACAAACCATACTATCATAAACAAACaggtttgaataaaaaacattaacaaataaCCTTGAATCATCAGGAACATGTATAagatttcaactttcaaaactATAACCCTATTATCAGccaataaaacattataaatcaaTCCAAAATTGACTCTTTAAACACTCAAGACCCAAACTAAACTCAAGAATCAAGAACATGCATTGTTAACctagaaaaaatcattatacaCCTACTGCTACCTTTGACAGGTTCCAAAACTACTATACTTCATCAAAACCAAACACACAAACACTTTTTAGACATCCCAGCAACATTAACAACAACTTTAAAACAAgattaatcaatcaaaacaacattttcaATCATCAATCTATATAAatgctaaaatataaaataatgccaaaaagattaaaaaaaacatcattaataattgaaaaaacatgaatggaCAGGCCATATGAACTGTACCCTTGAGTTTTCACATGGTTATACCTTTTTAAGCTTGCTGGCTATAAGCTGCTActtcccttctcttttccttcctttttttctctttcacttTATATTCTTCTCAAAGCTTGCTAGTCCTTTTATGTTAGGTATTTGAATCTTCATACTAGGATCTTTTTACAGAGTATATCctcatgtttttctctcttctcttcccttttatatttctttgatttctagaggtatttatatggttattcttggtttttttacgGATTCCCTTAAAGATTGATAAAAGCTTAGTTATTTgatcaaaatgagagagttCTGGTCAAATTTTAACAGCCAGAACCTTGTCCCTTAATGGTTTTTGGGGATGATGGTTTTGCGTAGgtgattttctctttcttggaGACAAAGACATGTATTTCTCACAATCTGATCTCGGATGAAAGATTTATGGTCCTTGATAAAAACCCTTTAGGAGTTTTTAAGTATGAACACATGAAAATGTTAAGTGATTTTGCACAAATGAGTATCTCAGTCAAGGCTTACTGAGTTGGCCACTTTTGAGGCTTCGCAGAAGAAACTTCAATGTAAACATCATCAAGACCACCTAAACTTGGTAGAGGAGATGCACACCTTTCATTTGGATCTATCATTGCTCCATTTGGATGTCTATAGCTCCACATTCATTCGTTTAAAGGTACCAACTTGATCAGCccataatttaaaaatgtagTGATGATTGATCAGGGACAAGATGTTGGAGATTTTTATGGAAGAAGTGGGATGTAAACGTCCAATTTCATGGAAATGGAGTGTAGAGGGGATGttcttcttccattttcaaAAAGCCTTGTGCCATTTGGATGTTTAGAACTCCACAATGAGCTCATCGAATGTGCTAACCCGATCATCCAGAACTGTCAAGGAAGGAGATGGACAGTGGGTGAACGACGCGTCTTGGTCTTTGGTTTCCAACTTGTGCATTTGGACCTTTAATTGatcatcaaactttcaatttctttcaatttggcccctgatttggtcaattttagCCATTGAAGTCTCGCGCCTTTTACGATTTGGtaattggttttgaatttcttcaatcaaacccctaattgactatcaaatcttaatttttttaacaattaagcccttgatttgaccaattaaactttccaaacttcaattttagtcctcaaacctcaatttcttccaattcacACCTAAACTGActcaaaaaattgattttccctgcaattaagtccccaataaaattaattaagccttccaaATCCTCATTGAGTCTTTACtcatttaaaattgtatttatttacccaaaataaaaatattttcactaaaTAGGTCTTTTGTCCATTAGAATTAGGTCGCTAATTTTGTCAATCTTGTACATTCTGATTCTCCTACTTTTCCGCTTGTTATTTTGGTCCTTCACCACCAACTTAGGCAATCTTCTAGGCTTTCTTCATTTGTATCTgcttgtatttttggattttatttttctattttttttaatttttttatggagtcaaaaataaataacaacaaagtTTATTACAGAAAATatcttaattatcaaacaaataatcatattgtataagatttttattaagaatttgtACTCGTTCTCCCTCGTTGAAAGAGCTAGTAATAGAACTTGAACTTGTAATTTGTGTCTGTTTGGAATTACGGTCCAAATAGAAATtggtcaaattttaatttttttgttttaaatttttttttcggATCGTTTTGACTTgccgatattaaaaattaattttaaaaaaataaaaataaaacattatttaaaagtattttccaacaaaaaaaaaaaactttaaaaaataactctcagtatattctcaaacaccctcttCAGCTGAATGAATTTTCCTcgcaaaaaaagaaatagaattgAATAGCTTCCTTAATGTACAATATAACATTCCTTAAAAGTACAATCTGAATACCGTGTCCAAGAAGAAGATGTGATCAAGAAAGTCATTTAAATGCATATATAATACAtggctttttatatttattgtctttttttcccAAAAGTTTGAGTCGTTGCTTCCTTCGTGGAAGGGTCGATGGCGAGCAAACGCCTTTACGAGGATAGAAAGGAATCTCCCAAATGCTAACCAGCGTACTGCTACGTGTTTCATCCTCATTCAGACTGCTTTCTTGGTTTGTGCTGTGTGCCTTTTGAGTTAAGGTTAATTTATTCATGGACCTCTCTTTCTTTTACAGTCTCCTCTAACTTGCTTCTTGTAGTTTATCCTGTAGTATCAAAAgctaattatataatttattcgttttttatattcaagaatACTTTCTTTCATGATCCAGATTTCCACCATAtccatttctcttttcttttctctgcgAAGAGAAATGAGAAGAGAGCACGAAATTATCTAAAGAACTATATTATTACAAAAGAACAGTAGCTAAAAGACCCACAGCGTGGCCATGGCGTGTTCCAAGGAAAAAGGATTCAATAAGAGATATGGTAGCTTTACATATGGTGAATTTAACTttagtcttttttatatatatttataaaaggaTGCTGAtcgatgaaatagaaaaatcatgaactgtttttccttcctttcttgCAAATGAAATGAGGCATAATTGTTGATTATTCCAATATctgaaaaaaagatttattattacAAGCACTTGCCAggtaaagagaaacaaaaaggtAAACGAAAAGGtaaataaatgcataaaaagGAAAAGCTCTAGTCAAGGAGCTGTTTTGCAACTGTCATGGGATTGTCTTGCAGCTATCAAGGGATTATGAGATGCTCCTTTCCTTTCTTGATTATTTCCATTATTGGCACAATCTTCTTGACTGGATACGTGGGAGTGATATCTACTTAATTACACCCTCCCTCGAATTGAATGAGTGGGAAGACATGTCGAGTTTGTTTTGAAACCATGAAACCAAAATGAACTGAACATGAAGAGCTCCTCATGTTACATGTTCTCGCAGAAACTGGTAATGAACTTCTACATGCACAGTATTGGGTTGGCAACAAGAGAGTTAGTGTTGATATTATCACAAAACATGGTAGAAGGATTAGCCAAGAACACACCTAGATCACAAAGTAAAGATTGTTTCCAGCATAAGTCTGCTTGACAACAAGAAGTGCTCGATATTTAGCTTTAGTAGTGGAGCATGAAACAATTGATTGCTTTTTAGAGCACCATGATATGAGGCTAGgaccaaagaaataaaaaaccaattgtTATAGAATGACAATCATCTAGTGACCCAGCTGCCCAATTCGAATTAAAGAATGCATTACGAGGGAAAAAAAGATACTAGGCGAAGATAGGTTGTAAAGGGGTTTGTGTGTTGGCAGGTGAAGTTATTATATGTTGCTGTTATTTGGAAGATCATTACGGGGTAGAATCCATTGAAGAACAATAGGATCCCTCGGAGATGATGATGGACCTTAAGAAGCACAACTTGTAAAGGGGAATAATATTTCATCAAATATAACAGGCAGAAAGTGGCAATCCATCATGTTCGACATAGAGCATAGCATAACATGTTTGGTTGGCCTTGTCTTACCCATATTTACCAACTGCTATGGATTGGCTTCCACCTAATTTGGTCTAAGTACAACACCAAAACGATAATAGGACATTGACACTAACATTGCCAAAAATGGGGTGTCTTAATCATACTGAAAATACACCAACTCCATGGATCAGACAAAACTGAATAGAAaacgaaaaatatatatatcaggtCAGATTTCTTGGAGGTCATTTCAAAGCGAAGTTTGTTTCTGCTGTCAAGGGAACAAAATCTGCTAGGAAACTGATGGCGTGAGTGGTGTATGGACTGGAAAGATTTTATGGTGTCTAAAACTCTTCCCCTCGGCAGAATCAACGTTAAATGTTAGTGGCATCATCTTTGAAACATGCTTCTGGTAGCCTAAAGCTTAAGCAAAACATGGCCTGCATGATTAATCAGAAGTCATAAAAAAAGATCACAAAGCACCCTTATGCACACGAGTAAAAGTCTCCCTGTCTCAAACACATACTTCTGCTTTAAACCTGTCATAAATAAGCAATTAAGTTCACGGTGGATGATAATTGGTACCTTATTTGGAGCGACATCCCTAACCCTGTGAAATATTGGCTCTTGTATGTGAGCATTCAAGGCAGACTCTGCCTCCTGCAAAAAGGTTGAATATATgcaaaaatttgattaaattatagaAGGAAATATGATGATACGAGGTTaaaattcacaacaaaaaaagaagacaacaaAATATCTCAGCTGAAAAAGCTTACCGAAACTATCAATTCTTGGGTTTGATTTGATCGCATGAAGCAATAGCAGTGAATCAAGGGAAGAGTTCCTTTCCAATCCTTCCTCTGAATACGCCCCTTGAATGCATCTAaggagaaaattattttatgttaacaATTATGATGCGCACCCCTCCCCCCAGCCAAATTATTTATTAGCCATAATAACACTATCCCAAAAAATAGACATCTGGAATCACATTTGAACACTCAGAATATTGGTGGAGAGAAAAGACTGAAAAATACTGCATATACCAAGAAAATGTAGGGCAGAAGCAGGAAGGTTCATGACTATATGATCAACATGCTCCCAAGGCTTAGTATTGGGAAGCTCCAGGGCTctcatcctcttttttttgcCTCCCTTTCTCCTAAAAGCATCCATTGCACCATCACCATTGATGCTTCCATTTTCTACTCAAAAGATGAACAAGAGTTTAGTCATACAAGCCAAATGAATGACAAGATTGTTATAAATGCACCTAAATCCATTATTCAAGATGCTAACATGTTTTGCATTAACCCTGAATTTGGCGCTTATGATACCTTCCAAGCAACAATCCGAAGGTCTTTTAGTTGCAGCTACAGAAGTGTGTATATTTCTATTCGAATCTTGTGCACCCTCCACATTACCTGGAACAGTAACAGGTGCTTCCTCTGCTTCAACTGCATGACAAAACAAGTAACAGATGGAGCTGCATGCAACAACAAACAGGAGGGGAAATAAACCAACACAAATAATACCTCCCAGTCTTGTATTTTCTACCCTTGATTCCTCATTTTCCTGTACGCTGCAATCCTCACATGCTTTAAGCATTGAAACATTGCATTCTGCATTATTTTCACAAACTGGTGCTTCCATaagttgagaaataaatttCCTAGCATCCATATTGAATGCACAAATGCAATCATCAACCTTATTGATTTCTGCATTAATCTTCAAATAGCGAATGCTATCTGGGTTCAAATCATTTGCATAAACAATGCATCCTTTCTGTGCTGCTGGAATAGCGAAAGGACCGATCCCAGCAAACATGTCACAGATGATCTCTCCTCGTTGAAATTGAGAAACCAACCTTATATGTTCATGTTCCAATCTTGAATTCCAGTAAACCAAGCTGTAATCAAGCTTGAACGTTGCCCCATATTGCTTCACTTCCGTGACCATGTCACTTTCTCCTGCTAAAATTTCAAACTTCGGCACCCGAAACTCATTTGTGATAGTTCCAACTTTATTAACAACAGTCTTTATCCTGGGATAATTTTTCTGCACGGTAGATAGAATATATACACCAATTGTTTTAGATTATCCAGACAAAActatcagttaaaaaaaaggacatcCAAACAGTAAAGCCACCCAaccaacaaaaactaaaatgagGAAATTCCAGTTAAGATGctttaagaaaattgaaataaaaaggcACATGCTGTACATGGTTattgtgaaataaaaagaaccattttgaataatatttcaGGAAGAAATAGCAAATCATCTATGTTTAAAGAAAACAACTAGTCCTTGAAAAACAAAGTTAAGAAAAATGAAGTATGCGTGAAGTAAAAACTTACATCATAAATAACCTTAGCAATAACATCCTTGTAGGGAAGCAGTTCATCATGTATATTTAGATGGGCAATTTGACCTGCaggcataataaaaaatagcaactCACTCATCCTTGGTGAGGTTCCTCATGTTAAGCATTAACAATCCATCATGTAACAATGTCTTGGAATCAATGTCAACCTTGAACAGCTAACAAAGTATACAAACAACTCAGGCTTGTTTAGAAAGCTGAAAAAAGGAAGGATGGCAACAAAAACAGAATACTTACCTATTGTTTCAAAAGATGAAGGCACCTCCACTCCAGGAGGCAGAATCTGCTTCAATACATGATCTGGAATCAAAGATAAGCACCAGTCAGTGAGTCTTTCCATTTGTCAATAGACATTGAAACAcaccaaattgtttttttc includes:
- the LOC18107635 gene encoding tRNA (guanine(37)-N1)-methyltransferase 2 isoform X2, whose product is MLDESKFDVDLKLWALRIPCQLCKAATSILNGYLLDKPRIKPITEDPTCQKNRYVILSDRVQSHDLSEISPQKLDELKKLCEIQVIPYSLTLGYSYWSADHVLKQILPPGVEVPSSFETIGQIAHLNIHDELLPYKDVIAKVIYDKNYPRIKTVVNKVGTITNEFRVPKFEILAGESDMVTEVKQYGATFKLDYSLVYWNSRLEHEHIRLVSQFQRGEIICDMFAGIGPFAIPAAQKGCIVYANDLNPDSIRYLKINAEINKVDDCICAFNMDARKFISQLMEAPVCENNAECNVSMLKACEDCSVQENEESRVENTRLGGNVEGAQDSNRNIHTSVAATKRPSDCCLEENGSINGDGAMDAFRRKGGKKKRMRALELPNTKPWEHVDHIVMNLPASALHFLDAFKGRIQRKDWKGTLPLIHCYCFMRSNQTQELIVSEAESALNAHIQEPIFHRVRDVAPNKAMFCLSFRLPEACFKDDATNI
- the LOC18107635 gene encoding tRNA (guanine(37)-N1)-methyltransferase 2 isoform X1 gives rise to the protein MLDESKFDVDLKLWALRIPCQLCKAATSILNGYLLDKPRIKPITEDPTCQKNRYVILSDRVQSHDLSEISPQKLDELKKLCEIQVIPYSLTLGYSYWSADHVLKQILPPGVEVPSSFETIGQIAHLNIHDELLPYKDVIAKVIYDKNYPRIKTVVNKVGTITNEFRVPKFEILAGESDMVTEVKQYGATFKLDYSLVYWNSRLEHEHIRLVSQFQRGEIICDMFAGIGPFAIPAAQKGCIVYANDLNPDSIRYLKINAEINKVDDCICAFNMDARKFISQLMEAPVCENNAECNVSMLKACEDCSVQENEESRVENTRLGVEAEEAPVTVPGNVEGAQDSNRNIHTSVAATKRPSDCCLEENGSINGDGAMDAFRRKGGKKKRMRALELPNTKPWEHVDHIVMNLPASALHFLDAFKGRIQRKDWKGTLPLIHCYCFMRSNQTQELIVSEAESALNAHIQEPIFHRVRDVAPNKAMFCLSFRLPEACFKDDATNI